The following are encoded together in the Bos mutus isolate GX-2022 chromosome 3, NWIPB_WYAK_1.1, whole genome shotgun sequence genome:
- the SHC1 gene encoding SHC-transforming protein 1 isoform X6 — protein sequence MNKLSGGGGRRTRVEGGQLGGEEWTRHGSFVNKPTRGWLHPNDKVMGPGVSYLVRYMGCVEVLQSMRALDFNTRTQVTREAISLVCEAVPGAKGATRRRKPCSRPLSSILGRSNLKFAGMPITLTVSTSSLNLMAADCKQIIANHHMQSISFASGGDPDTAEYVAYVAKDPVNQRAPRFPPPPSSLTASAAPAACHILECPEGLAQDVISTIGQAFELRFKQYLRNPPRLVTPHDRMAGFDGSAWDEEEEEPPDHQYYNDFPGKEPPLGGVVDMRLREGALPGAARPTPPSAQTPSHLGATLPVGQPAGGDPEARRQMPPPPPSSAGRELFDDPSYVNVQNLDKARQAGAGAGPPNPTINGSAPRDLFDMKPFEDALRMPPPPQSTAMAEQLRGEPWFHGKLSRREAEALLQVNGDFLVRESTTTPGQYVLTGLQSGQPKHLLLVDPEGVVRTKDHRFESVSHLISYHMDNHLPIISAGSELCLQQPVERKL from the exons atGAACAAGCTGAGTGGAGGCGGCGGGCGCAGGACTCGGGTGGAAGGGGGCCAGCTGGGGGGCGAGGAGTGGACTCGCCACGGGAGCTTTGTCAATAAGCCCACGCGGGGCTGGCTGCATCCCAACGACAAAGTCATGGGACCCGGGGTTTCCTACTTGGTTCGG TACATGGGCTGTGTGGAGGTCCTGCAGTCAATGCGCGCCCTTGACTTCAACACCCGGACTCAGGTCACCAG GGAGGCCATCAGTCTGGTGTGTGAGGCTGTGCCGGGTGCTAAGGGGGCAACAAGGAGGAGAAAG CCCTGTAGCCGTCCACTCAGCTCCATTCTGGGGAGGAGTAACCTGAAATTTGCTGGAATGCCAATCACTCTGACCGTCTCCACCAGCAGCCTCAACCTCATGGCCGCAGACTGCAAACAG ATCATCGCCAACCACCACATGCAGTCCATCTCGTTTGCATCCGGCGGGGACCCG GACACAGCCGAGTATGTTGCCTATGTTGCCAAAGACCCGGTGAATCAGAGAG ccccacgGTTCCCCCCGCCGCCCAGCTCCCTAACAGCCTCTGCTGCGCCCGCAGCCTGCCACATCCTGGAGTGTCCCGAAGGGCTCGCTCAGGATGTCATCAGCACCATCGGCCAGGCCTTCGAGCTGCGCTTCAAACAGTACCTCAGGAACCCGCCCAGGCTCGTCACCCCCCACGACAG GATGGCTGGCTTTGATGGCTCAGCTtgggatgaggaggaggaagagcccCCTGACCATCAGTACTATAATGACTTCCCGGGGAAGGAACCACCTCTTGGGGGTGTGGTGGACATGAGGCTTCGGGAAGGAGCCCTCCCAGGGGCTGCTCGACCCACTCCGCCCAGTGCCCAGACCCCCAGCCACCTGGGAGCCACGCTG CCTGTGGGGCAGCCTGCTGGGGGAGACCCAGAAGCCCGCAGACAGATGCCGCCCCCGCCACCCAGCTCAG CAGGCAGAGAGCTCTTTGATGACCCCTCCTATGTCAATGTCCAGAACCTAGACAAGGcccggcaagcaggggctggggccGGGCCCCCCAATCCTACCATCAATGGCAGTGCACCCCGAGACCTCTTTGACATGA AGCCCTTTGAAGATGCCTTGCGAATGCCTCCACCTCCCCAGTCAACAGCCATGGCTGAGCAGCTCCGAGGGGAGCCCTGGTTCCACGGGAAGCTGAGCCGGCGGGAGGCTGAGGCATTGCTACAAGTCAACGGGGACTTCCTGGTGCGGGAAAGCACAACCACGCCGGGCCAGTACGTGCTCACCGGCCTGCAGAGTGGGCAGCCCAAGCACCTGCTCCTGGTGGACCCTGAGGGTGTG GTTCGGACAAAGGATCACCGCTTTGAGAGTGTCAGTCACCTCATCAGCTACCACATGGACAATCACTTGCCCATCATCTCTGCGGGCAGCGAACTGTGTCTCCAGCAGCCTGTGGAGCGGAAACTGTGA
- the SHC1 gene encoding SHC-transforming protein 1 isoform X5, with protein MGDMNKLSGGGGRRTRVEGGQLGGEEWTRHGSFVNKPTRGWLHPNDKVMGPGVSYLVRYMGCVEVLQSMRALDFNTRTQVTREAISLVCEAVPGAKGATRRRKPCSRPLSSILGRSNLKFAGMPITLTVSTSSLNLMAADCKQIIANHHMQSISFASGGDPDTAEYVAYVAKDPVNQRAPRFPPPPSSLTASAAPAACHILECPEGLAQDVISTIGQAFELRFKQYLRNPPRLVTPHDRMAGFDGSAWDEEEEEPPDHQYYNDFPGKEPPLGGVVDMRLREGALPGAARPTPPSAQTPSHLGATLPVGQPAGGDPEARRQMPPPPPSSAGRELFDDPSYVNVQNLDKARQAGAGAGPPNPTINGSAPRDLFDMKPFEDALRMPPPPQSTAMAEQLRGEPWFHGKLSRREAEALLQVNGDFLVRESTTTPGQYVLTGLQSGQPKHLLLVDPEGVVRTKDHRFESVSHLISYHMDNHLPIISAGSELCLQQPVERKL; from the exons ATGGGT gacatGAACAAGCTGAGTGGAGGCGGCGGGCGCAGGACTCGGGTGGAAGGGGGCCAGCTGGGGGGCGAGGAGTGGACTCGCCACGGGAGCTTTGTCAATAAGCCCACGCGGGGCTGGCTGCATCCCAACGACAAAGTCATGGGACCCGGGGTTTCCTACTTGGTTCGG TACATGGGCTGTGTGGAGGTCCTGCAGTCAATGCGCGCCCTTGACTTCAACACCCGGACTCAGGTCACCAG GGAGGCCATCAGTCTGGTGTGTGAGGCTGTGCCGGGTGCTAAGGGGGCAACAAGGAGGAGAAAG CCCTGTAGCCGTCCACTCAGCTCCATTCTGGGGAGGAGTAACCTGAAATTTGCTGGAATGCCAATCACTCTGACCGTCTCCACCAGCAGCCTCAACCTCATGGCCGCAGACTGCAAACAG ATCATCGCCAACCACCACATGCAGTCCATCTCGTTTGCATCCGGCGGGGACCCG GACACAGCCGAGTATGTTGCCTATGTTGCCAAAGACCCGGTGAATCAGAGAG ccccacgGTTCCCCCCGCCGCCCAGCTCCCTAACAGCCTCTGCTGCGCCCGCAGCCTGCCACATCCTGGAGTGTCCCGAAGGGCTCGCTCAGGATGTCATCAGCACCATCGGCCAGGCCTTCGAGCTGCGCTTCAAACAGTACCTCAGGAACCCGCCCAGGCTCGTCACCCCCCACGACAG GATGGCTGGCTTTGATGGCTCAGCTtgggatgaggaggaggaagagcccCCTGACCATCAGTACTATAATGACTTCCCGGGGAAGGAACCACCTCTTGGGGGTGTGGTGGACATGAGGCTTCGGGAAGGAGCCCTCCCAGGGGCTGCTCGACCCACTCCGCCCAGTGCCCAGACCCCCAGCCACCTGGGAGCCACGCTG CCTGTGGGGCAGCCTGCTGGGGGAGACCCAGAAGCCCGCAGACAGATGCCGCCCCCGCCACCCAGCTCAG CAGGCAGAGAGCTCTTTGATGACCCCTCCTATGTCAATGTCCAGAACCTAGACAAGGcccggcaagcaggggctggggccGGGCCCCCCAATCCTACCATCAATGGCAGTGCACCCCGAGACCTCTTTGACATGA AGCCCTTTGAAGATGCCTTGCGAATGCCTCCACCTCCCCAGTCAACAGCCATGGCTGAGCAGCTCCGAGGGGAGCCCTGGTTCCACGGGAAGCTGAGCCGGCGGGAGGCTGAGGCATTGCTACAAGTCAACGGGGACTTCCTGGTGCGGGAAAGCACAACCACGCCGGGCCAGTACGTGCTCACCGGCCTGCAGAGTGGGCAGCCCAAGCACCTGCTCCTGGTGGACCCTGAGGGTGTG GTTCGGACAAAGGATCACCGCTTTGAGAGTGTCAGTCACCTCATCAGCTACCACATGGACAATCACTTGCCCATCATCTCTGCGGGCAGCGAACTGTGTCTCCAGCAGCCTGTGGAGCGGAAACTGTGA
- the SHC1 gene encoding SHC-transforming protein 1 isoform X1, with translation MDLLPPKPKYNPLRNESLSSLEEGASGSTPPEELPSPSASSLGPVLPPVPGDDSPTTLCSFFPRMSSLKLASPAGGRPGPKGEPGRANEDGEGVAGAATLDSGPLPLLQDMNKLSGGGGRRTRVEGGQLGGEEWTRHGSFVNKPTRGWLHPNDKVMGPGVSYLVRYMGCVEVLQSMRALDFNTRTQVTREAISLVCEAVPGAKGATRRRKPCSRPLSSILGRSNLKFAGMPITLTVSTSSLNLMAADCKQIIANHHMQSISFASGGDPDTAEYVAYVAKDPVNQRAPRFPPPPSSLTASAAPAACHILECPEGLAQDVISTIGQAFELRFKQYLRNPPRLVTPHDRMAGFDGSAWDEEEEEPPDHQYYNDFPGKEPPLGGVVDMRLREGALPGAARPTPPSAQTPSHLGATLPVGQPAGGDPEARRQMPPPPPSSAGRELFDDPSYVNVQNLDKARQAGAGAGPPNPTINGSAPRDLFDMKPFEDALRMPPPPQSTAMAEQLRGEPWFHGKLSRREAEALLQVNGDFLVRESTTTPGQYVLTGLQSGQPKHLLLVDPEGVVRTKDHRFESVSHLISYHMDNHLPIISAGSELCLQQPVERKL, from the exons ATGGATCTCCTGCCCCCCAAGCCCAAGTATAACCCACTTCGGAATGAGTCTCTGTCATCGCTGGAGGAGGGGGCCTCAGGGTCCACCCCACCGGAGGAGCTGCCGTCCCCCTCAGCCTCGTCCCTGGGGCCCGTGCTGCCACCTGTGCCTGGGGACGATAGCCCCACCACCCTGTGCTCCTTCTTCCCCCGGATGAGCAGCCTGAAGCTGGCCAGCCCAGCTGGGGGGCGCCCGGGCCCGAAGGGGGAGCCAGGAAGGGCAAATGAGGACGGGGAGGGGGTCGCAGGGGCAGCCACGCTGGACTCaggccccctgcccctcctccaggacatGAACAAGCTGAGTGGAGGCGGCGGGCGCAGGACTCGGGTGGAAGGGGGCCAGCTGGGGGGCGAGGAGTGGACTCGCCACGGGAGCTTTGTCAATAAGCCCACGCGGGGCTGGCTGCATCCCAACGACAAAGTCATGGGACCCGGGGTTTCCTACTTGGTTCGG TACATGGGCTGTGTGGAGGTCCTGCAGTCAATGCGCGCCCTTGACTTCAACACCCGGACTCAGGTCACCAG GGAGGCCATCAGTCTGGTGTGTGAGGCTGTGCCGGGTGCTAAGGGGGCAACAAGGAGGAGAAAG CCCTGTAGCCGTCCACTCAGCTCCATTCTGGGGAGGAGTAACCTGAAATTTGCTGGAATGCCAATCACTCTGACCGTCTCCACCAGCAGCCTCAACCTCATGGCCGCAGACTGCAAACAG ATCATCGCCAACCACCACATGCAGTCCATCTCGTTTGCATCCGGCGGGGACCCG GACACAGCCGAGTATGTTGCCTATGTTGCCAAAGACCCGGTGAATCAGAGAG ccccacgGTTCCCCCCGCCGCCCAGCTCCCTAACAGCCTCTGCTGCGCCCGCAGCCTGCCACATCCTGGAGTGTCCCGAAGGGCTCGCTCAGGATGTCATCAGCACCATCGGCCAGGCCTTCGAGCTGCGCTTCAAACAGTACCTCAGGAACCCGCCCAGGCTCGTCACCCCCCACGACAG GATGGCTGGCTTTGATGGCTCAGCTtgggatgaggaggaggaagagcccCCTGACCATCAGTACTATAATGACTTCCCGGGGAAGGAACCACCTCTTGGGGGTGTGGTGGACATGAGGCTTCGGGAAGGAGCCCTCCCAGGGGCTGCTCGACCCACTCCGCCCAGTGCCCAGACCCCCAGCCACCTGGGAGCCACGCTG CCTGTGGGGCAGCCTGCTGGGGGAGACCCAGAAGCCCGCAGACAGATGCCGCCCCCGCCACCCAGCTCAG CAGGCAGAGAGCTCTTTGATGACCCCTCCTATGTCAATGTCCAGAACCTAGACAAGGcccggcaagcaggggctggggccGGGCCCCCCAATCCTACCATCAATGGCAGTGCACCCCGAGACCTCTTTGACATGA AGCCCTTTGAAGATGCCTTGCGAATGCCTCCACCTCCCCAGTCAACAGCCATGGCTGAGCAGCTCCGAGGGGAGCCCTGGTTCCACGGGAAGCTGAGCCGGCGGGAGGCTGAGGCATTGCTACAAGTCAACGGGGACTTCCTGGTGCGGGAAAGCACAACCACGCCGGGCCAGTACGTGCTCACCGGCCTGCAGAGTGGGCAGCCCAAGCACCTGCTCCTGGTGGACCCTGAGGGTGTG GTTCGGACAAAGGATCACCGCTTTGAGAGTGTCAGTCACCTCATCAGCTACCACATGGACAATCACTTGCCCATCATCTCTGCGGGCAGCGAACTGTGTCTCCAGCAGCCTGTGGAGCGGAAACTGTGA
- the SHC1 gene encoding SHC-transforming protein 1 isoform X2: MDLLPPKPKYNPLRNESLSSLEEGASGSTPPEELPSPSASSLGPVLPPVPGDDSPTTLCSFFPRMSSLKLASPAGGRPGPKGEPGRANEDGEGVAGAATLDSGPLPLLQDMNKLSGGGGRRTRVEGGQLGGEEWTRHGSFVNKPTRGWLHPNDKVMGPGVSYLVRYMGCVEVLQSMRALDFNTRTQVTREAISLVCEAVPGAKGATRRRKPCSRPLSSILGRSNLKFAGMPITLTVSTSSLNLMAADCKQIIANHHMQSISFASGGDPDTAEYVAYVAKDPVNQRAPRFPPPPSSLTASAAPAACHILECPEGLAQDVISTIGQAFELRFKQYLRNPPRLVTPHDRMAGFDGSAWDEEEEEPPDHQYYNDFPGKEPPLGGVVDMRLREGALPGAARPTPPSAQTPSHLGATLPVGQPAGGDPEARRQMPPPPPSSGRELFDDPSYVNVQNLDKARQAGAGAGPPNPTINGSAPRDLFDMKPFEDALRMPPPPQSTAMAEQLRGEPWFHGKLSRREAEALLQVNGDFLVRESTTTPGQYVLTGLQSGQPKHLLLVDPEGVVRTKDHRFESVSHLISYHMDNHLPIISAGSELCLQQPVERKL; encoded by the exons ATGGATCTCCTGCCCCCCAAGCCCAAGTATAACCCACTTCGGAATGAGTCTCTGTCATCGCTGGAGGAGGGGGCCTCAGGGTCCACCCCACCGGAGGAGCTGCCGTCCCCCTCAGCCTCGTCCCTGGGGCCCGTGCTGCCACCTGTGCCTGGGGACGATAGCCCCACCACCCTGTGCTCCTTCTTCCCCCGGATGAGCAGCCTGAAGCTGGCCAGCCCAGCTGGGGGGCGCCCGGGCCCGAAGGGGGAGCCAGGAAGGGCAAATGAGGACGGGGAGGGGGTCGCAGGGGCAGCCACGCTGGACTCaggccccctgcccctcctccaggacatGAACAAGCTGAGTGGAGGCGGCGGGCGCAGGACTCGGGTGGAAGGGGGCCAGCTGGGGGGCGAGGAGTGGACTCGCCACGGGAGCTTTGTCAATAAGCCCACGCGGGGCTGGCTGCATCCCAACGACAAAGTCATGGGACCCGGGGTTTCCTACTTGGTTCGG TACATGGGCTGTGTGGAGGTCCTGCAGTCAATGCGCGCCCTTGACTTCAACACCCGGACTCAGGTCACCAG GGAGGCCATCAGTCTGGTGTGTGAGGCTGTGCCGGGTGCTAAGGGGGCAACAAGGAGGAGAAAG CCCTGTAGCCGTCCACTCAGCTCCATTCTGGGGAGGAGTAACCTGAAATTTGCTGGAATGCCAATCACTCTGACCGTCTCCACCAGCAGCCTCAACCTCATGGCCGCAGACTGCAAACAG ATCATCGCCAACCACCACATGCAGTCCATCTCGTTTGCATCCGGCGGGGACCCG GACACAGCCGAGTATGTTGCCTATGTTGCCAAAGACCCGGTGAATCAGAGAG ccccacgGTTCCCCCCGCCGCCCAGCTCCCTAACAGCCTCTGCTGCGCCCGCAGCCTGCCACATCCTGGAGTGTCCCGAAGGGCTCGCTCAGGATGTCATCAGCACCATCGGCCAGGCCTTCGAGCTGCGCTTCAAACAGTACCTCAGGAACCCGCCCAGGCTCGTCACCCCCCACGACAG GATGGCTGGCTTTGATGGCTCAGCTtgggatgaggaggaggaagagcccCCTGACCATCAGTACTATAATGACTTCCCGGGGAAGGAACCACCTCTTGGGGGTGTGGTGGACATGAGGCTTCGGGAAGGAGCCCTCCCAGGGGCTGCTCGACCCACTCCGCCCAGTGCCCAGACCCCCAGCCACCTGGGAGCCACGCTG CCTGTGGGGCAGCCTGCTGGGGGAGACCCAGAAGCCCGCAGACAGATGCCGCCCCCGCCACCCAGCTCAG GCAGAGAGCTCTTTGATGACCCCTCCTATGTCAATGTCCAGAACCTAGACAAGGcccggcaagcaggggctggggccGGGCCCCCCAATCCTACCATCAATGGCAGTGCACCCCGAGACCTCTTTGACATGA AGCCCTTTGAAGATGCCTTGCGAATGCCTCCACCTCCCCAGTCAACAGCCATGGCTGAGCAGCTCCGAGGGGAGCCCTGGTTCCACGGGAAGCTGAGCCGGCGGGAGGCTGAGGCATTGCTACAAGTCAACGGGGACTTCCTGGTGCGGGAAAGCACAACCACGCCGGGCCAGTACGTGCTCACCGGCCTGCAGAGTGGGCAGCCCAAGCACCTGCTCCTGGTGGACCCTGAGGGTGTG GTTCGGACAAAGGATCACCGCTTTGAGAGTGTCAGTCACCTCATCAGCTACCACATGGACAATCACTTGCCCATCATCTCTGCGGGCAGCGAACTGTGTCTCCAGCAGCCTGTGGAGCGGAAACTGTGA
- the SHC1 gene encoding SHC-transforming protein 1 isoform X3: MDLLPPKPKYNPLRNESLSSLEEGASGSTPPEELPSPSASSLGPVLPPVPGDDSPTTLCSFFPRMSSLKLASPAGGRPGPKGEPGRANEDGEGVAGAATLDSGPLPLLQDMNKLSGGGGRRTRVEGGQLGGEEWTRHGSFVNKPTRGWLHPNDKVMGPGVSYLVRYMGCVEVLQSMRALDFNTRTQVTREAISLVCEAVPGAKGATRRRKPCSRPLSSILGRSNLKFAGMPITLTVSTSSLNLMAADCKQIIANHHMQSISFASGGDPDTAEYVAYVAKDPVNQRACHILECPEGLAQDVISTIGQAFELRFKQYLRNPPRLVTPHDRMAGFDGSAWDEEEEEPPDHQYYNDFPGKEPPLGGVVDMRLREGALPGAARPTPPSAQTPSHLGATLPVGQPAGGDPEARRQMPPPPPSSAGRELFDDPSYVNVQNLDKARQAGAGAGPPNPTINGSAPRDLFDMKPFEDALRMPPPPQSTAMAEQLRGEPWFHGKLSRREAEALLQVNGDFLVRESTTTPGQYVLTGLQSGQPKHLLLVDPEGVVRTKDHRFESVSHLISYHMDNHLPIISAGSELCLQQPVERKL, encoded by the exons ATGGATCTCCTGCCCCCCAAGCCCAAGTATAACCCACTTCGGAATGAGTCTCTGTCATCGCTGGAGGAGGGGGCCTCAGGGTCCACCCCACCGGAGGAGCTGCCGTCCCCCTCAGCCTCGTCCCTGGGGCCCGTGCTGCCACCTGTGCCTGGGGACGATAGCCCCACCACCCTGTGCTCCTTCTTCCCCCGGATGAGCAGCCTGAAGCTGGCCAGCCCAGCTGGGGGGCGCCCGGGCCCGAAGGGGGAGCCAGGAAGGGCAAATGAGGACGGGGAGGGGGTCGCAGGGGCAGCCACGCTGGACTCaggccccctgcccctcctccaggacatGAACAAGCTGAGTGGAGGCGGCGGGCGCAGGACTCGGGTGGAAGGGGGCCAGCTGGGGGGCGAGGAGTGGACTCGCCACGGGAGCTTTGTCAATAAGCCCACGCGGGGCTGGCTGCATCCCAACGACAAAGTCATGGGACCCGGGGTTTCCTACTTGGTTCGG TACATGGGCTGTGTGGAGGTCCTGCAGTCAATGCGCGCCCTTGACTTCAACACCCGGACTCAGGTCACCAG GGAGGCCATCAGTCTGGTGTGTGAGGCTGTGCCGGGTGCTAAGGGGGCAACAAGGAGGAGAAAG CCCTGTAGCCGTCCACTCAGCTCCATTCTGGGGAGGAGTAACCTGAAATTTGCTGGAATGCCAATCACTCTGACCGTCTCCACCAGCAGCCTCAACCTCATGGCCGCAGACTGCAAACAG ATCATCGCCAACCACCACATGCAGTCCATCTCGTTTGCATCCGGCGGGGACCCG GACACAGCCGAGTATGTTGCCTATGTTGCCAAAGACCCGGTGAATCAGAGAG CCTGCCACATCCTGGAGTGTCCCGAAGGGCTCGCTCAGGATGTCATCAGCACCATCGGCCAGGCCTTCGAGCTGCGCTTCAAACAGTACCTCAGGAACCCGCCCAGGCTCGTCACCCCCCACGACAG GATGGCTGGCTTTGATGGCTCAGCTtgggatgaggaggaggaagagcccCCTGACCATCAGTACTATAATGACTTCCCGGGGAAGGAACCACCTCTTGGGGGTGTGGTGGACATGAGGCTTCGGGAAGGAGCCCTCCCAGGGGCTGCTCGACCCACTCCGCCCAGTGCCCAGACCCCCAGCCACCTGGGAGCCACGCTG CCTGTGGGGCAGCCTGCTGGGGGAGACCCAGAAGCCCGCAGACAGATGCCGCCCCCGCCACCCAGCTCAG CAGGCAGAGAGCTCTTTGATGACCCCTCCTATGTCAATGTCCAGAACCTAGACAAGGcccggcaagcaggggctggggccGGGCCCCCCAATCCTACCATCAATGGCAGTGCACCCCGAGACCTCTTTGACATGA AGCCCTTTGAAGATGCCTTGCGAATGCCTCCACCTCCCCAGTCAACAGCCATGGCTGAGCAGCTCCGAGGGGAGCCCTGGTTCCACGGGAAGCTGAGCCGGCGGGAGGCTGAGGCATTGCTACAAGTCAACGGGGACTTCCTGGTGCGGGAAAGCACAACCACGCCGGGCCAGTACGTGCTCACCGGCCTGCAGAGTGGGCAGCCCAAGCACCTGCTCCTGGTGGACCCTGAGGGTGTG GTTCGGACAAAGGATCACCGCTTTGAGAGTGTCAGTCACCTCATCAGCTACCACATGGACAATCACTTGCCCATCATCTCTGCGGGCAGCGAACTGTGTCTCCAGCAGCCTGTGGAGCGGAAACTGTGA
- the SHC1 gene encoding SHC-transforming protein 1 isoform X4, whose amino-acid sequence MDLLPPKPKYNPLRNESLSSLEEGASGSTPPEELPSPSASSLGPVLPPVPGDDSPTTLCSFFPRMSSLKLASPAGGRPGPKGEPGRANEDGEGVAGAATLDSGPLPLLQDMNKLSGGGGRRTRVEGGQLGGEEWTRHGSFVNKPTRGWLHPNDKVMGPGVSYLVRYMGCVEVLQSMRALDFNTRTQVTREAISLVCEAVPGAKGATRRRKPCSRPLSSILGRSNLKFAGMPITLTVSTSSLNLMAADCKQIIANHHMQSISFASGGDPDTAEYVAYVAKDPVNQRACHILECPEGLAQDVISTIGQAFELRFKQYLRNPPRLVTPHDRMAGFDGSAWDEEEEEPPDHQYYNDFPGKEPPLGGVVDMRLREGALPGAARPTPPSAQTPSHLGATLPVGQPAGGDPEARRQMPPPPPSSGRELFDDPSYVNVQNLDKARQAGAGAGPPNPTINGSAPRDLFDMKPFEDALRMPPPPQSTAMAEQLRGEPWFHGKLSRREAEALLQVNGDFLVRESTTTPGQYVLTGLQSGQPKHLLLVDPEGVVRTKDHRFESVSHLISYHMDNHLPIISAGSELCLQQPVERKL is encoded by the exons ATGGATCTCCTGCCCCCCAAGCCCAAGTATAACCCACTTCGGAATGAGTCTCTGTCATCGCTGGAGGAGGGGGCCTCAGGGTCCACCCCACCGGAGGAGCTGCCGTCCCCCTCAGCCTCGTCCCTGGGGCCCGTGCTGCCACCTGTGCCTGGGGACGATAGCCCCACCACCCTGTGCTCCTTCTTCCCCCGGATGAGCAGCCTGAAGCTGGCCAGCCCAGCTGGGGGGCGCCCGGGCCCGAAGGGGGAGCCAGGAAGGGCAAATGAGGACGGGGAGGGGGTCGCAGGGGCAGCCACGCTGGACTCaggccccctgcccctcctccaggacatGAACAAGCTGAGTGGAGGCGGCGGGCGCAGGACTCGGGTGGAAGGGGGCCAGCTGGGGGGCGAGGAGTGGACTCGCCACGGGAGCTTTGTCAATAAGCCCACGCGGGGCTGGCTGCATCCCAACGACAAAGTCATGGGACCCGGGGTTTCCTACTTGGTTCGG TACATGGGCTGTGTGGAGGTCCTGCAGTCAATGCGCGCCCTTGACTTCAACACCCGGACTCAGGTCACCAG GGAGGCCATCAGTCTGGTGTGTGAGGCTGTGCCGGGTGCTAAGGGGGCAACAAGGAGGAGAAAG CCCTGTAGCCGTCCACTCAGCTCCATTCTGGGGAGGAGTAACCTGAAATTTGCTGGAATGCCAATCACTCTGACCGTCTCCACCAGCAGCCTCAACCTCATGGCCGCAGACTGCAAACAG ATCATCGCCAACCACCACATGCAGTCCATCTCGTTTGCATCCGGCGGGGACCCG GACACAGCCGAGTATGTTGCCTATGTTGCCAAAGACCCGGTGAATCAGAGAG CCTGCCACATCCTGGAGTGTCCCGAAGGGCTCGCTCAGGATGTCATCAGCACCATCGGCCAGGCCTTCGAGCTGCGCTTCAAACAGTACCTCAGGAACCCGCCCAGGCTCGTCACCCCCCACGACAG GATGGCTGGCTTTGATGGCTCAGCTtgggatgaggaggaggaagagcccCCTGACCATCAGTACTATAATGACTTCCCGGGGAAGGAACCACCTCTTGGGGGTGTGGTGGACATGAGGCTTCGGGAAGGAGCCCTCCCAGGGGCTGCTCGACCCACTCCGCCCAGTGCCCAGACCCCCAGCCACCTGGGAGCCACGCTG CCTGTGGGGCAGCCTGCTGGGGGAGACCCAGAAGCCCGCAGACAGATGCCGCCCCCGCCACCCAGCTCAG GCAGAGAGCTCTTTGATGACCCCTCCTATGTCAATGTCCAGAACCTAGACAAGGcccggcaagcaggggctggggccGGGCCCCCCAATCCTACCATCAATGGCAGTGCACCCCGAGACCTCTTTGACATGA AGCCCTTTGAAGATGCCTTGCGAATGCCTCCACCTCCCCAGTCAACAGCCATGGCTGAGCAGCTCCGAGGGGAGCCCTGGTTCCACGGGAAGCTGAGCCGGCGGGAGGCTGAGGCATTGCTACAAGTCAACGGGGACTTCCTGGTGCGGGAAAGCACAACCACGCCGGGCCAGTACGTGCTCACCGGCCTGCAGAGTGGGCAGCCCAAGCACCTGCTCCTGGTGGACCCTGAGGGTGTG GTTCGGACAAAGGATCACCGCTTTGAGAGTGTCAGTCACCTCATCAGCTACCACATGGACAATCACTTGCCCATCATCTCTGCGGGCAGCGAACTGTGTCTCCAGCAGCCTGTGGAGCGGAAACTGTGA
- the CKS1B gene encoding cyclin-dependent kinases regulatory subunit 1, with the protein MSHKQIYYSDKYDDEEFEYRHVMLPKDIAKLVPKTHLMSESEWRNLGVQQSQGWVHYMIHEPEPHILLFRRPLPKKPKK; encoded by the exons ATGTCGCACAAACAAATTTACTATTCGGACAAATACGACGACGAGGAGTTCGAGTACCG GCATGTCATGTTGCCCAAGGACATAGCCAAGCTGGTCCCTAAAACTCATTTGATGTCTGAATCTGAATGGAGGAATCTTGGTGTTCAGCAGAGTCAGGGATGGGTCCATTATATGATCCATGAACCAG AACCTCACATCTTGCTGTTCCGGCGCCCACTGCCCAAGAAACCAAAGAAATGA